Proteins encoded in a region of the Polynucleobacter antarcticus genome:
- the erpA gene encoding iron-sulfur cluster insertion protein ErpA — MTQLATQETTPAVQDFAEPPTPLVFTDSAAAKVADLIAEEGNPELKLRVFVQGGGCSGFQYGFTFDDAVNEDDTLFEKNGVTLLVDSMSFQYLVGAEIDYKEDINGSQFVIKNPNASSSCGCGSSFSA; from the coding sequence ATGACCCAATTAGCCACCCAAGAAACTACGCCAGCCGTTCAAGATTTTGCTGAGCCACCTACACCATTGGTGTTCACGGATAGCGCTGCTGCTAAAGTCGCTGACTTAATCGCAGAGGAAGGCAATCCCGAACTCAAGTTGCGCGTATTCGTGCAAGGCGGCGGTTGCTCTGGTTTCCAATACGGATTTACTTTTGATGATGCTGTGAATGAAGATGACACCCTCTTTGAAAAGAATGGTGTGACCTTGTTGGTAGACTCCATGAGCTTCCAATATTTAGTTGGCGCTGAGATTGATTACAAAGAAGATATCAACGGATCACAGTTTGTGATTAAGAATCCAAACGCTAGTTCTAGTTGCGGTTGCGGATCTTCTTTTTCTGCATAA
- the argC gene encoding N-acetyl-gamma-glutamyl-phosphate reductase, whose amino-acid sequence MIKVGIVGGTGYTGVELLRLLAQHPDVKIVAITSRTEAGLPVAELFPSLRGHIDLKFSTPNDAKLTECDAVFFATPHGVAMAQAKELLAAGVKVLDLAADFRLKDVKEFAKWYGMEHGCPEILAQAVYGLPEINREAIKKAQIVGLAGCYPTSVQLGLAPLLSPASTGGKQLIDGNHIISDSKSGTSGAGRKAEIGTLLSEASDNFKAYSVKGHRHLPEIVQGLKAIAGHDQIGLTFVPHLTPMVRGIHSTLYVRLTEAGMDVDYQKLYETFYQDEPFVDVMPAGSHPETRSVRGSNGLRIAIHRPGNGDTLVILVVEDNLVKGASGQGVQCMNLMFGLPETTGLTQIALSP is encoded by the coding sequence ATGATTAAGGTTGGCATCGTAGGTGGAACGGGATATACCGGCGTGGAGTTGTTACGTCTTTTGGCGCAGCATCCAGACGTCAAGATTGTTGCTATTACTTCGCGCACAGAAGCGGGCTTGCCAGTAGCAGAACTATTTCCGTCGTTACGGGGTCATATTGATCTGAAGTTTTCTACTCCCAATGATGCCAAGCTGACAGAATGTGATGCGGTGTTCTTTGCAACACCGCATGGCGTTGCTATGGCTCAAGCAAAAGAATTATTAGCCGCTGGAGTAAAGGTCTTAGATCTTGCAGCAGATTTCCGTTTAAAAGATGTCAAAGAATTTGCCAAATGGTATGGCATGGAGCATGGCTGCCCAGAAATTTTGGCTCAAGCTGTTTATGGTTTGCCAGAAATTAATCGTGAGGCGATTAAAAAAGCGCAGATCGTTGGCTTAGCAGGTTGCTACCCTACTTCTGTCCAGCTCGGTTTAGCTCCCTTGCTTTCACCAGCATCGACTGGTGGTAAGCAGCTGATCGATGGAAATCATATTATTTCTGATTCAAAGTCTGGCACCTCAGGTGCAGGACGTAAGGCAGAAATCGGCACCTTATTGTCAGAAGCAAGCGATAACTTTAAGGCCTATAGCGTGAAAGGCCATCGCCATCTCCCAGAAATCGTACAAGGTTTAAAGGCGATTGCAGGACATGATCAGATTGGCCTTACCTTTGTGCCGCATTTGACGCCGATGGTACGGGGTATTCATTCGACCTTGTATGTTCGCTTGACTGAGGCAGGTATGGACGTGGATTACCAAAAGCTCTATGAAACCTTCTATCAGGATGAGCCATTTGTTGATGTCATGCCTGCTGGTAGCCATCCCGAGACGCGCTCGGTAAGGGGAAGTAATGGTCTGCGAATAGCCATTCACCGCCCTGGCAATGGGGATACTTTGGTCATTTTGGTAGTTGAGGACAACCTAGTGAAGGGGGCCTCTGGCCAAGGTGTGCAGTGCATGAATTTAATGTTTGGGCTGCCTGAGACCACTGGGCTTACTCAGATTGCTTTATCTCCTTAG
- the rpsI gene encoding 30S ribosomal protein S9 yields MAINYGNWNYGTGRRKSSVARVFIKSGKGEIIVNGKPIDAYFARETSRMIARQPLALTAHLTTFDIKVNVSGGGETGQAGAVRHGVTRALIDYDNALKPALSKAGLVTRDAREVERKKVGLHGARRRKQFSKR; encoded by the coding sequence ATGGCTATTAATTACGGAAATTGGAATTACGGTACGGGTCGTCGCAAGAGTTCTGTGGCACGCGTATTTATTAAATCTGGCAAAGGTGAAATTATCGTTAACGGTAAGCCTATCGATGCCTATTTTGCGCGTGAAACATCCCGCATGATTGCTCGTCAGCCTTTGGCCCTCACAGCACATCTCACAACCTTTGATATCAAAGTGAACGTGAGTGGTGGCGGTGAAACTGGTCAAGCGGGTGCAGTGCGTCACGGTGTGACTCGTGCATTGATTGATTATGACAACGCGTTGAAGCCAGCTTTGTCTAAAGCAGGTTTGGTGACTCGCGATGCTCGTGAAGTAGAGCGTAAGAAGGTTGGTCTGCACGGCGCGCGTCGTCGTAAGCAGTTCAGTAAGCGCTAA
- the rplM gene encoding 50S ribosomal protein L13, with amino-acid sequence MKTFSAKSHEVVHEWFVIDATDKVLGRVASEVALRLRGKHKPEYTPHVDTGDFIVVINSSKLRVTGTKGLNKIYYRHSGYPGGISSTNFDKMQDRFPGRALEKAVKGMLPKGPLGYAMIKKLKVYGDASHPHAAQQPKALEI; translated from the coding sequence ATGAAAACTTTTTCTGCAAAATCCCATGAGGTAGTGCATGAATGGTTCGTGATTGACGCTACGGACAAAGTCCTCGGTCGTGTCGCCAGTGAAGTGGCACTCCGTCTACGCGGCAAGCACAAGCCTGAATACACCCCACACGTTGATACCGGCGACTTCATTGTTGTCATCAACTCTTCTAAGCTGCGTGTTACAGGCACAAAAGGCTTGAACAAAATTTATTACCGTCACAGCGGATACCCAGGTGGTATTAGCTCGACTAACTTTGACAAGATGCAAGATCGTTTTCCAGGTCGCGCCTTAGAGAAGGCTGTGAAGGGTATGTTGCCAAAAGGCCCACTCGGCTATGCCATGATCAAGAAATTGAAAGTCTATGGCGATGCCAGTCACCCGCATGCGGCTCAACAGCCCAAAGCGTTAGAGATTTAA
- a CDS encoding OsmC family protein, with the protein MECTVSWMGTDGMAFSAETGSGHRLMMDGPPDAGGQNSAARPMELILAGTGGCSAFDVVVILQRAKQAVSGCDVKLVAERAAVEPKVFTKINLHFTVTGKDLERSKVERAVKLSHEKYCSATSMLVKTAEITYTIDIASE; encoded by the coding sequence ATGGAATGCACAGTTTCTTGGATGGGCACTGATGGCATGGCTTTTTCAGCAGAAACCGGGAGTGGTCATCGCCTCATGATGGATGGGCCACCAGATGCCGGTGGTCAAAATAGTGCTGCAAGGCCGATGGAGCTTATTCTGGCAGGAACCGGGGGTTGCTCGGCATTTGATGTGGTTGTCATCCTACAACGCGCCAAACAAGCAGTGAGCGGCTGTGACGTTAAGCTGGTGGCTGAAAGAGCTGCTGTGGAACCTAAGGTCTTTACGAAGATTAATCTGCACTTTACGGTGACTGGCAAAGATTTAGAACGCTCCAAAGTTGAGCGTGCCGTCAAACTCTCTCACGAAAAGTACTGCTCAGCCACCTCTATGTTGGTCAAAACCGCGGAAATAACCTACACCATCGATATCGCTTCAGAATAA
- the pyrC gene encoding dihydroorotase, with translation MPSNSTQIPSIQITQPDDWHLHIRDGEIMKDVLADTARQFARAIIMPNLSPPVTTVDLALAYRTRIENTLKALGISSFTPLMTLYLTDNTSADEAKKAQAAGIAGFKLYPAGATTNSDSGVSDIKHCYGVLEAMQSVGLPLLIHGEVTSAHIDIFDREAIFIDQILEPLRKDFPELKIVFEHITTRQAAHYVRDAQTGGKNLLAATITPQHLLMNRNAIFSGGIRPHNYCLPVLKREEHRVALLEAAISGNPRFFLGTDSAPHAKGAKEAACGCAGCYSAFNALGLYAEAFESMNQLDKLEGFASFFGADFYSLPRNSKKITLIKQAQSVPTELPLGDATIVPLRAGGTIAWSLT, from the coding sequence ATGCCCTCAAACTCAACACAGATTCCATCGATACAAATAACGCAGCCTGACGATTGGCATTTGCATATCCGCGATGGCGAGATCATGAAGGATGTATTGGCTGATACTGCGCGTCAATTTGCGCGTGCCATCATCATGCCTAACTTAAGCCCACCTGTTACTACAGTCGATTTAGCATTGGCCTACCGCACGCGTATTGAAAATACGCTCAAGGCCCTGGGCATCAGCAGCTTCACGCCTCTCATGACTTTGTATCTCACGGATAACACTTCGGCCGATGAGGCAAAAAAAGCGCAAGCAGCAGGCATAGCGGGTTTTAAGTTATATCCCGCTGGTGCTACTACAAATAGTGATTCAGGTGTGAGTGATATTAAGCACTGCTATGGTGTATTGGAAGCTATGCAGTCGGTGGGGTTGCCCTTGTTAATTCATGGAGAAGTCACCAGTGCGCACATTGATATCTTTGATCGCGAAGCCATCTTTATTGATCAAATCCTAGAGCCCTTACGTAAAGACTTTCCAGAGCTCAAGATTGTTTTCGAGCACATTACGACTAGGCAAGCGGCGCATTATGTCCGTGATGCACAGACCGGTGGAAAAAATCTGTTGGCTGCGACGATTACGCCACAGCACTTATTAATGAATCGCAATGCCATTTTTTCTGGTGGTATTCGTCCGCACAATTATTGTTTACCAGTGCTAAAGCGTGAAGAGCATCGTGTTGCTTTGCTAGAGGCAGCTATTAGTGGTAATCCTAGATTTTTCTTGGGTACGGATAGTGCGCCACATGCTAAGGGCGCTAAAGAAGCAGCATGTGGATGTGCGGGTTGCTATAGCGCTTTCAATGCCTTGGGTCTCTATGCTGAGGCATTTGAAAGTATGAATCAGTTAGATAAGTTAGAAGGTTTTGCGAGTTTCTTCGGTGCGGATTTTTATTCTTTACCGCGCAATAGTAAAAAAATTACCCTCATCAAGCAGGCTCAATCTGTTCCAACTGAGCTCCCCTTAGGTGACGCTACGATCGTTCCACTGCGTGCGGGTGGGACGATAGCTTGGTCCTTAACTTAA
- a CDS encoding glycerate kinase type-2 family protein: MSQQETILKQAFAAAVAVADPKKIIPEHLHSIFPVGSEPQGRCVVVGAGKASASMASALEAYANTHWPQAQLSGLVLTRYGHHSPTKHIQIVEAGHPVPDQAGMDGAVEIYRLVSELKQGEVLIALISGGGSSLLTLPQPGITIEDMRQTTEALLRSGAPIEEMNIVRKHLSAILGGNLARLAIARGARVEALLISDVTGDLPADIASGPCAADYSTYQDALAILEKYHLGEESIPTSVLQHLHRGHAGEIPETLKASDLKNVLVTNHVIATAYKSLEAAADYVRTKGYEPVILGDTITGEAQTVGIEQAVMARRYSQGLEPVKMPIALISGGECTVTLPAGIKGRGGRCSEFLLSLLHASGDINNMAALAADTDGIDGSEKNAGAWFTSETRGTAQERSVLPAQYLEQHDCYGFFAQLDALVDTGPTLTNVNDFRIILLD, from the coding sequence ATGAGTCAACAAGAGACCATTCTTAAACAAGCATTTGCGGCTGCTGTGGCTGTCGCTGATCCAAAGAAAATTATTCCTGAGCATCTGCATAGTATTTTTCCTGTGGGGTCAGAACCTCAAGGAAGGTGTGTTGTAGTTGGTGCTGGTAAGGCTAGTGCTTCTATGGCAAGCGCTTTAGAGGCCTATGCCAATACCCATTGGCCCCAAGCGCAACTCTCGGGCCTTGTCTTAACTCGCTATGGTCATCACTCGCCCACAAAGCATATTCAGATTGTCGAAGCAGGGCATCCCGTGCCAGACCAAGCTGGGATGGATGGTGCTGTGGAGATCTATCGTCTTGTCAGTGAATTAAAGCAAGGGGAGGTGTTGATTGCTTTAATCTCAGGCGGCGGCTCTAGCCTTCTGACGCTCCCCCAGCCTGGTATCACTATTGAAGACATGCGACAAACTACCGAGGCGCTGCTCCGCTCCGGTGCTCCGATTGAAGAAATGAATATTGTCCGCAAGCACTTGTCTGCCATTCTGGGTGGCAATTTAGCCAGACTAGCGATTGCTCGCGGTGCTCGTGTAGAAGCCTTATTGATTTCTGATGTCACGGGCGACTTACCAGCGGATATTGCAAGTGGCCCCTGTGCGGCAGATTACTCTACGTATCAAGATGCTTTAGCTATCCTAGAAAAGTATCACTTAGGTGAAGAATCTATTCCTACATCTGTCTTGCAGCACTTACATCGTGGCCATGCTGGTGAGATTCCAGAGACGCTCAAGGCCAGTGATTTAAAAAATGTTCTAGTCACTAATCATGTGATCGCAACAGCGTATAAAAGTCTTGAAGCGGCAGCGGATTACGTCCGCACGAAAGGTTATGAGCCAGTTATTTTGGGCGACACTATTACAGGTGAAGCGCAAACTGTGGGTATTGAACAAGCAGTAATGGCTCGAAGATATTCCCAGGGGTTAGAGCCCGTGAAGATGCCTATTGCATTGATCTCTGGGGGAGAATGTACGGTAACGCTCCCAGCTGGAATCAAAGGACGTGGCGGTCGTTGTAGTGAATTCCTACTCTCCTTATTACATGCTTCAGGCGATATCAATAATATGGCTGCCTTAGCGGCTGATACCGATGGTATTGATGGTAGCGAGAAAAATGCAGGCGCTTGGTTTACCTCTGAGACAAGAGGTACAGCTCAAGAGCGAAGTGTATTGCCTGCACAATATCTGGAGCAACATGATTGCTATGGATTTTTTGCCCAATTAGACGCCTTAGTGGACACGGGCCCTACCTTGACCAATGTGAATGATTTTCGCATTATCTTGTTGGATTAA
- a CDS encoding ABCB family ABC transporter ATP-binding protein/permease, giving the protein MRPTSGHHHQAEVAKTSSGNDWKVIRDLLPYLLEYKFRVAIALSCLIAAKVTNLGIPILMKELIDTLNIKADSAQALLVVPTVLILAYGLLRISASLFTELRESLFARVTQNAVRKVALQVFEHLHALALSFHLARQTGGVSRDIERGTRGIQSLISYSLYSILPTLIEFCLVLGYLAYAYDIWFAAITLIALVLYIGFTVVVTEWRTHFRRTMNEMDSKANQKAIDSLLNFETVKYFGNEAFEANRYDQNLIRYQTAAVKSQKSLAVLNFGQQVIIAVGLVLILWRATLGVIDGSMTLGDLVLVNTLMIQLYIPLNFLGVIYREIKQALTDMDRMFSLLDTEKEIADRPNAKALQIANQGLGPDVAFENVSFHYEAKREILRDITFNIPAGTITAVVGQSGAGKSTLARLLFRFYDVQSGKILIDGQNLVDVTQASLRKAIGIVPQDTVLFNDTIGYNIAYGNPSASIEEVHEAARAAQIDRFIKSLPDGYETQVGERGLKLSGGEKQRVAIARTLLKKPAMLIFDEATSALDSKTERAFQEELLGLAKNRTTLIVAHRLSTIVHADQILVMERGQIIERGTHSALLAANGHYAEMWQMQERADLD; this is encoded by the coding sequence ATGAGACCGACATCTGGCCACCATCATCAGGCAGAAGTTGCCAAGACTTCAAGTGGCAATGACTGGAAGGTCATTCGTGACTTACTACCATACCTACTGGAATATAAATTCAGAGTTGCTATCGCATTGAGTTGCCTCATTGCGGCTAAGGTAACGAATCTGGGCATTCCCATTCTGATGAAGGAGTTGATTGACACTCTCAATATCAAAGCAGACTCAGCCCAAGCTTTATTAGTTGTTCCTACGGTCTTAATTTTGGCCTATGGCCTTTTAAGAATCTCTGCTTCCTTATTTACTGAGTTACGTGAGTCCCTTTTTGCGCGTGTGACTCAAAATGCTGTTCGTAAAGTAGCGCTTCAAGTGTTTGAGCATCTCCATGCCTTGGCTTTAAGTTTCCATTTAGCGCGTCAAACTGGCGGTGTTAGCCGAGATATTGAGCGCGGTACTCGCGGTATTCAATCCCTGATCTCTTATTCGCTATATAGCATTCTGCCGACCTTGATCGAGTTCTGCTTGGTCTTAGGCTACCTAGCGTACGCATATGACATTTGGTTTGCTGCTATTACTTTAATTGCTTTAGTGCTCTATATCGGTTTTACAGTAGTAGTGACTGAGTGGCGTACGCACTTTCGGCGCACTATGAATGAAATGGATTCTAAGGCGAACCAGAAAGCCATAGATTCTTTATTAAACTTTGAGACGGTCAAGTACTTTGGTAACGAAGCGTTTGAGGCGAATCGTTACGATCAAAATTTAATTCGTTATCAAACTGCAGCAGTGAAATCCCAAAAATCTTTAGCGGTGCTTAATTTTGGGCAGCAAGTCATTATTGCAGTTGGTTTAGTGCTGATTTTGTGGCGCGCTACTTTGGGCGTAATTGATGGGTCGATGACTTTAGGTGACCTGGTATTGGTCAATACCTTAATGATTCAGCTCTACATCCCCTTGAATTTCTTGGGAGTGATCTATCGAGAAATTAAGCAGGCACTCACCGATATGGATCGGATGTTCTCTCTCCTAGATACTGAGAAAGAGATTGCAGATAGACCCAATGCCAAGGCCTTGCAGATTGCTAACCAAGGGCTAGGGCCTGATGTAGCTTTTGAGAATGTCTCTTTTCACTATGAAGCTAAACGTGAAATACTGCGCGACATTACTTTTAATATCCCTGCGGGAACCATTACGGCTGTGGTCGGACAAAGCGGTGCAGGTAAGAGTACTTTAGCCCGTTTATTGTTTCGTTTTTATGATGTCCAGTCAGGCAAGATCTTGATTGATGGACAAAATCTGGTGGACGTGACTCAAGCTAGCCTCCGTAAAGCAATCGGCATTGTTCCGCAAGATACGGTTTTATTTAATGACACTATTGGCTACAACATTGCTTACGGCAATCCAAGTGCATCGATTGAAGAGGTTCATGAGGCTGCCAGAGCCGCTCAGATTGATCGTTTTATCAAAAGCCTTCCTGATGGATATGAGACTCAAGTAGGCGAACGGGGTCTTAAGCTGTCCGGTGGAGAAAAGCAGCGGGTTGCCATCGCGCGTACTTTATTGAAAAAACCAGCCATGCTGATTTTTGATGAGGCTACTTCGGCTTTGGATTCCAAGACAGAGCGAGCCTTTCAGGAGGAGTTACTAGGCCTTGCTAAAAACCGGACAACGCTGATCGTTGCCCATAGACTGTCAACAATTGTGCATGCCGATCAGATTTTAGTGATGGAGCGAGGTCAGATCATTGAGAGGGGCACCCATAGCGCCCTATTGGCTGCTAATGGCCACTATGCAGAGATGTGGCAGATGCAAGAACGTGCTGATCTTGATTAG
- the nudB gene encoding dihydroneopterin triphosphate diphosphatase, with translation MKIPISVLVVIYKLNGEVLLIERADKTDFWQSVTGSVDAHDEVLSSAASREVLEETGIDVTTLSPGSLQNMHHHIEYEIFPQWRHRYAPSVTKNTEHWFSLVVPEDTLVTLAPREHVAYQWLPYEAAASQCFSPSNRDAIMQLLSIQATQDSKKAL, from the coding sequence TTGAAAATTCCCATTTCAGTTTTAGTAGTCATCTATAAATTAAATGGGGAAGTCTTGTTAATCGAGCGGGCTGATAAGACAGATTTCTGGCAGTCGGTTACAGGTAGTGTAGATGCGCATGATGAGGTGTTGAGCTCGGCGGCTTCGCGAGAAGTGCTGGAGGAAACGGGGATTGATGTGACAACACTTTCCCCTGGCTCCCTACAAAATATGCATCACCACATCGAGTATGAAATTTTCCCCCAGTGGCGTCATCGCTATGCCCCTAGTGTCACCAAGAATACGGAGCATTGGTTTTCCTTAGTCGTGCCAGAAGATACACTAGTGACCCTTGCCCCAAGAGAGCATGTTGCGTACCAATGGCTGCCTTATGAAGCAGCAGCTAGCCAATGTTTTTCCCCTAGTAATAGAGATGCGATTATGCAATTGCTATCCATACAAGCAACCCAAGATTCCAAGAAAGCATTATGA
- the aspS gene encoding aspartate--tRNA ligase, with the protein MSMRSHTCGQVTESLIGKEVTLSGWVNRRRDHGGVIFIDLRDHQGFVQVVCDPDRPEMFALAEQVRNEFCIQIKGLVRARPAGTENNEVVSGKVEILCHSLVILNASITPPFQLDDENLSETTRLTHRVLDLRRPQMQKNLRLRYSVAMECRRYLDAAGFIDIETPMLTKSTPEGARDYLVPSRVHDGQFFALPQSPQLFKQLLMVAGFDRYYQITKCFRDEDLRADRQPEFTQIDCETAFLDEIEIRELFENMIRHIFKITMNVELPNPFPTMAYSEGMARFGSDKPDLRVNFEFTELTDLMKDVDFKVFSGAANQEGGRVVGLCVPGGSDISRSEIDDYTKFVAIYGAKGLAWIKVNSLAEGRNGLQSPIVKNLHDAAIDGILKRTGAKDGDIIFFGADKEKVVNDAIGNLRLKIGHSAWGKEHGLSSEGWKPLWVVDFPMFDYDEGEARWVACHHPFTSPKDEHMHYLESDPGKCLAKAYDMVLNGSEIGGGSVRIHQEAVQSQVFRALKIGAEEAQAKFGFLLDALQYGAPPHGGVAFGLDRIVTMMTGAESIRDVIAFPKTQRAQCLLTQAPSPVDERQLRELHIRLRQATPAV; encoded by the coding sequence ATGTCGATGCGAAGCCATACCTGTGGTCAGGTTACTGAATCACTTATAGGTAAAGAAGTTACTCTCTCCGGTTGGGTGAATCGCCGTCGTGACCACGGGGGCGTGATTTTTATTGATTTGCGTGATCACCAGGGATTTGTTCAGGTTGTTTGCGATCCCGATCGCCCAGAGATGTTTGCCTTAGCCGAGCAAGTGCGTAACGAGTTTTGTATTCAGATTAAGGGTTTAGTACGCGCTCGACCTGCTGGCACTGAAAATAATGAGGTTGTGAGCGGTAAGGTAGAAATTCTTTGCCATAGCTTAGTCATCCTGAACGCATCTATTACCCCACCGTTTCAGTTGGATGATGAGAACTTATCCGAGACAACGCGTTTAACGCATCGTGTGTTGGATTTACGTCGTCCACAGATGCAAAAGAATTTACGTCTACGTTACAGCGTGGCTATGGAGTGCCGTCGTTACCTAGATGCAGCCGGCTTCATTGATATTGAGACGCCGATGTTGACGAAGAGTACCCCTGAGGGTGCTCGCGATTATTTGGTTCCCTCCCGTGTGCATGATGGTCAGTTCTTTGCCTTACCGCAATCACCTCAGTTGTTTAAGCAACTATTGATGGTGGCTGGCTTTGATCGTTACTATCAAATAACGAAGTGTTTCCGTGATGAAGATTTGCGTGCTGATCGCCAGCCAGAATTTACACAGATTGACTGTGAAACCGCTTTCTTGGACGAGATAGAAATTCGGGAGCTATTTGAAAACATGATTCGTCATATTTTCAAAATAACGATGAACGTGGAGTTGCCTAATCCCTTTCCGACTATGGCTTATTCGGAAGGCATGGCCCGCTTTGGTTCAGACAAGCCTGACTTAAGAGTGAATTTTGAATTCACTGAACTCACTGACTTAATGAAAGATGTGGATTTCAAAGTCTTCTCTGGTGCTGCGAATCAAGAGGGTGGGCGTGTTGTCGGTTTATGTGTTCCTGGTGGATCAGATATTAGCCGCAGTGAGATCGATGACTACACCAAGTTTGTCGCTATTTACGGTGCCAAAGGTTTGGCATGGATTAAGGTCAACTCGCTAGCCGAGGGTCGCAATGGCTTGCAATCTCCGATCGTTAAGAATTTGCATGATGCAGCAATAGACGGCATTCTCAAGCGGACAGGCGCTAAAGATGGCGACATCATTTTCTTTGGCGCTGATAAAGAAAAAGTCGTGAATGATGCGATTGGTAATTTACGTCTCAAGATCGGACATTCTGCTTGGGGTAAAGAGCATGGCCTCTCTTCTGAAGGCTGGAAGCCTTTGTGGGTCGTTGATTTCCCAATGTTTGATTACGACGAAGGTGAAGCACGTTGGGTGGCCTGTCATCATCCGTTTACCAGTCCTAAAGACGAGCATATGCATTATTTAGAATCGGACCCTGGTAAGTGCTTAGCAAAAGCCTATGATATGGTTCTTAATGGTAGTGAGATTGGCGGCGGTTCAGTGCGTATTCATCAAGAGGCCGTGCAGAGCCAAGTATTCCGTGCCTTGAAAATCGGTGCTGAAGAAGCGCAGGCTAAGTTTGGTTTCTTGTTAGATGCCTTGCAATATGGTGCTCCTCCTCATGGTGGAGTTGCTTTTGGTTTGGACCGTATCGTGACGATGATGACCGGTGCAGAGTCTATTCGTGATGTGATTGCTTTCCCGAAAACACAGCGTGCTCAGTGCTTGCTCACACAGGCTCCTAGTCCAGTAGATGAGCGTCAATTGCGCGAGTTACATATTCGCTTACGTCAAGCGACTCCTGCTGTCTAG
- a CDS encoding DUF502 domain-containing protein yields the protein MKKYFIAGILVWVPMAVTIWVITWGLGLLDGVFGSVMQAIIAVFPNQFAGDLKHFREIPGLGVVIVVSVIMFTGLLAINFAGQWWMKVWNRIMNRIPIVRSIYSSVQQVSSTLFSGSGQAFSKALLIRYPHADSWAIAFQTGIPAKEVTTKLGEDYVNVFLPTTPNPTSGFFMIVPRRLTIELDMSVEEALKHIVSMGSVPPKNIPGLAVVQPSPPL from the coding sequence ATGAAAAAATACTTTATTGCAGGCATTCTCGTATGGGTCCCCATGGCCGTTACCATCTGGGTCATCACTTGGGGCCTAGGTTTGCTCGATGGCGTTTTTGGCTCTGTGATGCAAGCCATCATTGCGGTCTTCCCTAATCAGTTTGCGGGTGATCTAAAGCATTTCCGTGAAATCCCAGGTCTCGGTGTTGTGATTGTGGTCTCCGTCATTATGTTTACTGGTTTATTGGCAATTAATTTTGCAGGCCAGTGGTGGATGAAAGTATGGAATCGGATCATGAATCGTATTCCGATCGTGAGATCGATCTATTCCAGCGTGCAACAAGTCTCCTCGACTTTATTTTCTGGTAGCGGTCAAGCTTTTAGCAAGGCACTTTTGATTCGTTATCCACATGCCGATTCTTGGGCGATTGCGTTCCAAACCGGTATACCTGCTAAAGAAGTCACGACCAAATTAGGCGAAGATTACGTCAACGTTTTCTTGCCCACAACCCCAAATCCCACCTCGGGCTTTTTTATGATCGTGCCTCGTAGACTAACGATTGAGTTAGACATGAGTGTCGAAGAAGCCCTCAAACATATTGTTTCAATGGGGTCTGTGCCCCCCAAAAATATTCCTGGTTTGGCTGTAGTTCAGCCGTCACCACCTCTTTGA